The following coding sequences lie in one Opisthocomus hoazin isolate bOpiHoa1 chromosome 7, bOpiHoa1.hap1, whole genome shotgun sequence genomic window:
- the PSMA1 gene encoding proteasome subunit alpha type-1 isoform X2 produces the protein MFRNQYDNDVTVWSPQGRIHQIEYAMEAVKQGSATVGLKSKTHAVLVALKRAQSELAAHQKKILYVDNHIGISIAGLTADARLLCNFMRQECLDSRFVFDRPLPVSRLVSLIGSKTQIPTQRYGRRPYGVGLLIAGYDDMGPHIFQTCPSANYFDCKAMSIGARSQSARTYLERHMTEFTDCNLNELVKHGLRALRETLPAEQDLTTKNVSIGIVGKDMEFTIYDDDDVAPFLEGLEERPQRKPVPPAEEPAEKAEEPMEH, from the exons atg TTTCGCAACCAGTATGACAACGATGTCACAGTTTGGAGCCCACAG GGCCGAATTCATCAAATAGAATATGCCATGGAAGCTGTGAAACAAGGCTCAGCTACTGTGGGGCTGAAGTCAAAGACACATGCGGTTCTGGTTGCTCTAAAG AGAGCACAGTCTGAGCTGGCAgctcatcagaaaaaaatcctctacGTTGACAACCATATTGGTATCTCAATTGCTGGACTTACTGCTGATGCAAGACTCTTGTG taATTTCATGCGTCAGGAGTGTCTGGATTCTAGATTTGTGTTTGATAGACCTCTGCCAGTTTCTCGCCTAGTGTCACTAATTGGAAGCA AAACCCAGATACCAACTCAGCGTTATGGCAGAAGACCATATGGTGTAGGACTGCTCATTGCTGGTTATGAT GATATGGGTCCCCACATCTTCCAGACTTGTCCCTCTGCAAACTATTTTGACTGCAAAGCAATGTCCATTGGTGCTCGTTCACAGTCAGCGCGAACTTATTTGGAGAGACACATGACCGAGTTCACTGACT GTAATCTAAACGAGCtagttaaacatggactgcgtgCCCTGAGAGAGACTCTTCCTGCTGAACAGGATCTGACCACCAAG AACGTTTCCATTGGAATTGTTGGCAAAGACATGGAGTTTACGATCTATGACGATGATGATGTAGCACCGTTCCTAGAAGGTCTTGAGGAGAGACCGCAGAGAAAG cCTGTCCCGCCTGCTGAGGAACctgcagaaaaggcagaggagccCATGGAGCACTAG
- the PSMA1 gene encoding proteasome subunit alpha type-1 isoform X1, with amino-acid sequence MLGAKSPFRNQYDNDVTVWSPQGRIHQIEYAMEAVKQGSATVGLKSKTHAVLVALKRAQSELAAHQKKILYVDNHIGISIAGLTADARLLCNFMRQECLDSRFVFDRPLPVSRLVSLIGSKTQIPTQRYGRRPYGVGLLIAGYDDMGPHIFQTCPSANYFDCKAMSIGARSQSARTYLERHMTEFTDCNLNELVKHGLRALRETLPAEQDLTTKNVSIGIVGKDMEFTIYDDDDVAPFLEGLEERPQRKPVPPAEEPAEKAEEPMEH; translated from the exons ATGCTGGGCGCCAAGAGCCCG TTTCGCAACCAGTATGACAACGATGTCACAGTTTGGAGCCCACAG GGCCGAATTCATCAAATAGAATATGCCATGGAAGCTGTGAAACAAGGCTCAGCTACTGTGGGGCTGAAGTCAAAGACACATGCGGTTCTGGTTGCTCTAAAG AGAGCACAGTCTGAGCTGGCAgctcatcagaaaaaaatcctctacGTTGACAACCATATTGGTATCTCAATTGCTGGACTTACTGCTGATGCAAGACTCTTGTG taATTTCATGCGTCAGGAGTGTCTGGATTCTAGATTTGTGTTTGATAGACCTCTGCCAGTTTCTCGCCTAGTGTCACTAATTGGAAGCA AAACCCAGATACCAACTCAGCGTTATGGCAGAAGACCATATGGTGTAGGACTGCTCATTGCTGGTTATGAT GATATGGGTCCCCACATCTTCCAGACTTGTCCCTCTGCAAACTATTTTGACTGCAAAGCAATGTCCATTGGTGCTCGTTCACAGTCAGCGCGAACTTATTTGGAGAGACACATGACCGAGTTCACTGACT GTAATCTAAACGAGCtagttaaacatggactgcgtgCCCTGAGAGAGACTCTTCCTGCTGAACAGGATCTGACCACCAAG AACGTTTCCATTGGAATTGTTGGCAAAGACATGGAGTTTACGATCTATGACGATGATGATGTAGCACCGTTCCTAGAAGGTCTTGAGGAGAGACCGCAGAGAAAG cCTGTCCCGCCTGCTGAGGAACctgcagaaaaggcagaggagccCATGGAGCACTAG
- the COPB1 gene encoding coatomer subunit beta isoform X2, which yields MTAAENVCYTLINVPMDSEPPSEISLKNDLEKGDVKLKTEALKKVIIMILNGEKLPGLLMTIIRFVLPLQDHTIKKLLLVFWEIVPKTTPDGRLLQEMILVCDAYRKDLQHPNEFIRGSTLRFLCKLKEAELLEPLMPAIRACLEHRHSYVRRNAVLAIYTIYRNFEHLIPDAPELIHDFLVNEKDASCKRNAFMMLIHADQDRALDYLSTCIDQVQTFGDILQLVIVELIYKVCHANPSERARFIRCIYNLLQSSSPAVKYEAAGTLVTLSSAPTAIKAAAQCYIDLIIKESDNNVKLIVLDRLIELKEHPSHERVLQDLVMDILRVLSTPDLEVRKKTLQLALDLVSSRNVEELVIVLKKEVIKTNNVTEHEDTDKYRQLLVRTLHSCSVRFPDMAANVIPVLMEFLSDNNEAAAADVLEFVREAIQRFDNLRPLIVEKMLEVFHAIKSVKIYRGALWILGEYCSTKEDIQSVMTEVRRSLGEIPIVESEIKKEAGELKPEEEVSVGPAQKLVTEMGTYATQSALSSSRPAKKEEDRPPLRGFLLDGDFFVAASLATTLTKIALRYVSLVQEKKKQNSFIAEAMLLMATILHLGKSSLPKKPITDDDVDRISLCLKVLSECSPLMNDIFNKECRQSLSHMLSAKLEEEKLSQKKESEKRNVTVQPDDPISFMQLTAKNEMSSKEDQFQLSLLAAMGNTQRKEAADPLASKLNKVTQLTGFSDPVYAEAYVHVNQYDIVLDVLVVNQTSDTLQNCTLELATLGGIYWH from the exons ATGACAGCTGCAGAGAATGTGTGTTACACATTAATCAATGTTCCGATGGATTCAGAACCCCCTTCTGAAATCAGCTTAAAAAATGACCTAG AAAAAGGAGATGTCAAGTTGAAGACAGAGGCCTTGAAGAAAGTAATCATTATGATTCTGAATGGTGAAAAACTACCTGGGCTTCTGATGACCATTATACGTTTTGTACTGCCTCTCCAAGATCATACTATCAAAAAACTGCTGCTTGTGTTTTGGGAGATAGTGCCAAAGACCACTCCAGATGGCAGGCTTTTGCAAGAAATGATCCTTGTATGCGATGCGTACAGAAAG GATCTTCAGCACCCAAATGAATTTATCCGGGGCTCTACCCTCCGTTTTCTTTGTAAGCTGAAAGAAGCAGAACTGTTGGAGCCTTTAATGCCAGCCATTCGTGCATGTCTAGAACATCGCCACAGTTACGTGCGCAGAAATGCAGTTCTCGCGATTTACACGATTTATAG gaatttcgAACATCTTATACCTGATGCTCCTGAATTGATCCATGATTTCTTGGTGAATGAGAAAGATGCAAGctgcaaaagaaatgcatttatGATGCTAATTCATGCAGATCAG GACCGAGCTTTGGATTATTTGAGTACCTGTATTGACCAAGTCCAGACATTTGGTGACATACTGCAGTTGGTTATTGTTGAACTCATTTATAAG GTCTGTCATGCGAATCCGTCGGAGAGAGCTCGGTTTATTCGCTGCATCTACAACTTACTGCAGTCATCGAGCCCCGCAGTGAAGTATGAAGCTGCGGGTACTCTAGTTACGCTCTCCAGCGCACCAACAGCAATCAAG GCAGCTGCCCAATGCTACATAGATTTGATTATTAAAGAAAGTGATAATAACGTGAAACTGATTGTTTTGGATCGGTTGATTGAATTAAAGGAGCATCCCTCCCATGAACGAGTGTTACAG GATCTAGTTATGGACATCCTCAGAGTGTTGAGTACCCCAGATCTAGAAGTGCGCAAAAAAACCCTTCAACTAGCTCTGGATCTTGTCTCTTCAAGAAATGTGGAGGAG CTTGTGATTGTTCTGAAGAAGGAAGTGATTAAAACTAATAATGTGACAGAGCATGAAGATACAGACAAGTATAGACAGCTGCTTGTTCGTACATTGCATTCCTGTAGTGTTCGGTTTCCAGATATGGCTGCAAATGTTATTCCAGTG CTGATGGAGTTCCTCAGTGATAATAATGAAGCGGCAGCTGCTGATGTCTTGGAGTTTGTACGGGAAGCCATCCAGCGATTTGATAACCTCAGACCTCTTATTGTTGAGAAGATGCTTGAAGTCTTTCACGCTATTAAATCTGTCAA GATTTATCGAGGAGCTTTATGGATCCTTGGAGAGTATTGCAGCACAAAGGAAGATATACAAAGTGTAATGACAGAAGTTCGCAGATCACTTGGAGAG ATCCCAATAGTAGAATCTGAAATCAAGAAAGAAGCTGGTGAGCTAAAACCTGAAGAAGAGGTATCTGTGGGTCCAGCCCAAAAACTGGTGACAGAAATGGGCACTTATGCAACACAGAGTGCTCTCAGTAGCTCTCGACCTGCTAAAAAGGAAGAAGACAG accTCCGTTACGAGGATTCCTGCTTGATGGCGATTTCTTTGTTGCAGCTTCCCTCGCTACAACTTTAACTAAGATTGCTTTACGATATGTGTCACTAgttcaggaaaagaagaaacaaaat TCCTTTATTGCCGAAGCTATGCTGCTGATGGCCACTATTCTCCATTTGGGAAAGTCCTCTCTTCCTAAGAAGCCGATTACAGATGATGATGTGGATCGTATTTCCTTGTGTCTGAAAGTTTTGTCAGAATGCTCTCCTCTCATGAATGATATTTTCAACAAAGAATGCAGGCAGTCCCTCTCTCATATGCTGTCAGCCAAGCTAGAAGAGGAGAAACTTTCCCAGAAG AAAGAATCTGAGAAGAGGAATGTGACGGTTCAGCCAGACGATCCCATTTCCTTCATGCAACTTACTGCTAAAAATGAAATGAGCTCAAAAGAAGACCAGTTTCAGCTTAGCCTTCTTGCAGCAATGGGAAACACACAGAGGAAAGAGGCTGCTGACCCTCTTGCATCCAAACTTAATAAG GTTACTCAACTGACAGGTTTCTCAGACCCTGTCTATGCAGAAGCGTATGTCCACGTCAATCAGTACGACATTGTGTTGGATGTCCTTGTGGTCAACCAGACCAGTGATACTCTGCAGAACTGCACACTGGAACTAGCCACACTAG gtgGTATCTACTGGCACTGA
- the COPB1 gene encoding coatomer subunit beta isoform X1, giving the protein MTAAENVCYTLINVPMDSEPPSEISLKNDLEKGDVKLKTEALKKVIIMILNGEKLPGLLMTIIRFVLPLQDHTIKKLLLVFWEIVPKTTPDGRLLQEMILVCDAYRKDLQHPNEFIRGSTLRFLCKLKEAELLEPLMPAIRACLEHRHSYVRRNAVLAIYTIYRNFEHLIPDAPELIHDFLVNEKDASCKRNAFMMLIHADQDRALDYLSTCIDQVQTFGDILQLVIVELIYKVCHANPSERARFIRCIYNLLQSSSPAVKYEAAGTLVTLSSAPTAIKAAAQCYIDLIIKESDNNVKLIVLDRLIELKEHPSHERVLQDLVMDILRVLSTPDLEVRKKTLQLALDLVSSRNVEELVIVLKKEVIKTNNVTEHEDTDKYRQLLVRTLHSCSVRFPDMAANVIPVLMEFLSDNNEAAAADVLEFVREAIQRFDNLRPLIVEKMLEVFHAIKSVKIYRGALWILGEYCSTKEDIQSVMTEVRRSLGEIPIVESEIKKEAGELKPEEEVSVGPAQKLVTEMGTYATQSALSSSRPAKKEEDRPPLRGFLLDGDFFVAASLATTLTKIALRYVSLVQEKKKQNSFIAEAMLLMATILHLGKSSLPKKPITDDDVDRISLCLKVLSECSPLMNDIFNKECRQSLSHMLSAKLEEEKLSQKKESEKRNVTVQPDDPISFMQLTAKNEMSSKEDQFQLSLLAAMGNTQRKEAADPLASKLNKVTQLTGFSDPVYAEAYVHVNQYDIVLDVLVVNQTSDTLQNCTLELATLGDLKLVEKPSPLTLAPHDFANIKANVKVASTENGIIFGNIVYDVSGAASDRNCVVLSDIHIDIMDYIQPASCTDAEFRQMWAEFEWENKVTVNTNIIDLNEYLQHILKSTNMKCLTPEKALSGYCGFMAANLYARSIFGEDALANVSIEKPIHLGPEAPVTGHIRIRAKSQGMALSLGDKINLSQKKTSL; this is encoded by the exons ATGACAGCTGCAGAGAATGTGTGTTACACATTAATCAATGTTCCGATGGATTCAGAACCCCCTTCTGAAATCAGCTTAAAAAATGACCTAG AAAAAGGAGATGTCAAGTTGAAGACAGAGGCCTTGAAGAAAGTAATCATTATGATTCTGAATGGTGAAAAACTACCTGGGCTTCTGATGACCATTATACGTTTTGTACTGCCTCTCCAAGATCATACTATCAAAAAACTGCTGCTTGTGTTTTGGGAGATAGTGCCAAAGACCACTCCAGATGGCAGGCTTTTGCAAGAAATGATCCTTGTATGCGATGCGTACAGAAAG GATCTTCAGCACCCAAATGAATTTATCCGGGGCTCTACCCTCCGTTTTCTTTGTAAGCTGAAAGAAGCAGAACTGTTGGAGCCTTTAATGCCAGCCATTCGTGCATGTCTAGAACATCGCCACAGTTACGTGCGCAGAAATGCAGTTCTCGCGATTTACACGATTTATAG gaatttcgAACATCTTATACCTGATGCTCCTGAATTGATCCATGATTTCTTGGTGAATGAGAAAGATGCAAGctgcaaaagaaatgcatttatGATGCTAATTCATGCAGATCAG GACCGAGCTTTGGATTATTTGAGTACCTGTATTGACCAAGTCCAGACATTTGGTGACATACTGCAGTTGGTTATTGTTGAACTCATTTATAAG GTCTGTCATGCGAATCCGTCGGAGAGAGCTCGGTTTATTCGCTGCATCTACAACTTACTGCAGTCATCGAGCCCCGCAGTGAAGTATGAAGCTGCGGGTACTCTAGTTACGCTCTCCAGCGCACCAACAGCAATCAAG GCAGCTGCCCAATGCTACATAGATTTGATTATTAAAGAAAGTGATAATAACGTGAAACTGATTGTTTTGGATCGGTTGATTGAATTAAAGGAGCATCCCTCCCATGAACGAGTGTTACAG GATCTAGTTATGGACATCCTCAGAGTGTTGAGTACCCCAGATCTAGAAGTGCGCAAAAAAACCCTTCAACTAGCTCTGGATCTTGTCTCTTCAAGAAATGTGGAGGAG CTTGTGATTGTTCTGAAGAAGGAAGTGATTAAAACTAATAATGTGACAGAGCATGAAGATACAGACAAGTATAGACAGCTGCTTGTTCGTACATTGCATTCCTGTAGTGTTCGGTTTCCAGATATGGCTGCAAATGTTATTCCAGTG CTGATGGAGTTCCTCAGTGATAATAATGAAGCGGCAGCTGCTGATGTCTTGGAGTTTGTACGGGAAGCCATCCAGCGATTTGATAACCTCAGACCTCTTATTGTTGAGAAGATGCTTGAAGTCTTTCACGCTATTAAATCTGTCAA GATTTATCGAGGAGCTTTATGGATCCTTGGAGAGTATTGCAGCACAAAGGAAGATATACAAAGTGTAATGACAGAAGTTCGCAGATCACTTGGAGAG ATCCCAATAGTAGAATCTGAAATCAAGAAAGAAGCTGGTGAGCTAAAACCTGAAGAAGAGGTATCTGTGGGTCCAGCCCAAAAACTGGTGACAGAAATGGGCACTTATGCAACACAGAGTGCTCTCAGTAGCTCTCGACCTGCTAAAAAGGAAGAAGACAG accTCCGTTACGAGGATTCCTGCTTGATGGCGATTTCTTTGTTGCAGCTTCCCTCGCTACAACTTTAACTAAGATTGCTTTACGATATGTGTCACTAgttcaggaaaagaagaaacaaaat TCCTTTATTGCCGAAGCTATGCTGCTGATGGCCACTATTCTCCATTTGGGAAAGTCCTCTCTTCCTAAGAAGCCGATTACAGATGATGATGTGGATCGTATTTCCTTGTGTCTGAAAGTTTTGTCAGAATGCTCTCCTCTCATGAATGATATTTTCAACAAAGAATGCAGGCAGTCCCTCTCTCATATGCTGTCAGCCAAGCTAGAAGAGGAGAAACTTTCCCAGAAG AAAGAATCTGAGAAGAGGAATGTGACGGTTCAGCCAGACGATCCCATTTCCTTCATGCAACTTACTGCTAAAAATGAAATGAGCTCAAAAGAAGACCAGTTTCAGCTTAGCCTTCTTGCAGCAATGGGAAACACACAGAGGAAAGAGGCTGCTGACCCTCTTGCATCCAAACTTAATAAG GTTACTCAACTGACAGGTTTCTCAGACCCTGTCTATGCAGAAGCGTATGTCCACGTCAATCAGTACGACATTGTGTTGGATGTCCTTGTGGTCAACCAGACCAGTGATACTCTGCAGAACTGCACACTGGAACTAGCCACACTAG GTGACTTGAAACTTGTGGAAAAACCATCTCCTCTGACACTTGCTCCACATGATTTTGCAAACATTAAAGCTAATGTCAAAGTTGCTTCAACAGAAAATGGAATAATTTTTGGTAATATTG TGTATGATGTCTCTGGAGCAGCCAGCGACAGAAACTGTGTGGTTCTCAGTGATATTCACATTGACATCATGGATTATATCCAGCCTGCTTCTTGTACGGACGCGGAGTTCAGACAGATGTGGGCAGAATTTGAGTGGGAAAACAAa gtTACAGTGAATACCAATATCATTGATCTAAATGAATACTTACAGCACATACTGAAGTCAACCAATATGAAATGCCTGACTCCAGAGAAG GCACTTTCTGGTTATTGTGGCTTTATGGCAGCCAATCTTTATGCGCGTTCCATATTTGGAGAAGATGCACTTGCAAATGTCAGCATTGAAAAGCCAATTCATCTTGGACCAGAGGCACCTGTCACTGGTCACATACGAATCCGTGCAAAGAGTCAG GGAATGGCCCTGAGTCTTGGAGATAAGATCAATCTGTCTCAGAAGAAAACAAGTTTATAA